One genomic region from Quercus robur chromosome 4, dhQueRobu3.1, whole genome shotgun sequence encodes:
- the LOC126721270 gene encoding SKP1-like protein 1A, with protein sequence MKFCAVKQYFDDENNNNITSGASTTMIPLPNVESHPLAILITYCKKHLKIKANNADNKKETEKEMEQYEQELLKKVMPQELTELILAANYLNFKEALDFFCRAVASAIQNKSIEFVRKFFGLESDFELGEEEKLREEFAWSFEGVDED encoded by the coding sequence ATGAAGTTCTGCGCTGTCAAGCAGTACTTTGATGacgaaaacaacaacaacatcaccAGTGGCGCTTCCACCACCATGATCCCTCTTCCAAACGTGGAAAGCCACCCGCTCGCCATACTCATCACCTACTGCAAGAAACATCTCAAGATCAAGGCCAATAACGCTGACAACAAGAAAGAGACGGAGAAAGAGATGGAGCAGTACGAGCAAGAATTGTTGAAGAAGGTGATGCCTCAAGAACTCACCGAACTTATACTCGCCGCGAACTACCTCAACTTCAAGGAAGCCTTGGATTTCTTCTGCCGGGCCGTGGCTAGTGCAATCCAGAACAAGAGTATCGAGTTTGTTCGCAAGTTCTTTGGTCTGGAGAGTGATTTCGAGCTGGGAGAGGAGGAGAAGCTTCGCGAGGAGTTTGCTTGGTCTTTCGAGGGTGTAGATGAGGATTGA